The proteins below come from a single Harpia harpyja isolate bHarHar1 chromosome 2, bHarHar1 primary haplotype, whole genome shotgun sequence genomic window:
- the RAB11FIP5 gene encoding rab11 family-interacting protein 5 isoform X1 codes for MALLRAAALPAEGSPAWLPTHVQVTVVRARGLRCKGGGKPGTSDAYTIIQLGREKYSTSVAEKSTGNPEWREECAFELPPELGAPTGPAHGSLVLTVMHRALVGMDRFLGQALVPLEPALQQGRAPDERWHKLHSKAGKKEKERGEILVSIQFTRNNLTASMFDLSMKDKPRSPFGKLKDKVKGKKKYDLESASAIIPSSMGALDMEDDYDIGAKKSKVKGFFLKNKLRKSSLTQSNTSLGSDSTISSASLVLAANVPEVTKSPSRHSSLSTERSVKDYLPSPKLTHKRAFSDDVSQVSPVLEPKAIQSLKPKNDPVSRSSLCINGSHIYSDEPAPKSPVSVPQSSAPLSVPSVPRRSEEGFGFTPLHPDSHEVPWGVSNFERTQQRDEPRFIPSPPSLALQEELKVSTKAVTLSNHLGRAKMEENSRLENKPTQAATPMVFSSEMTKDKQPEEMKKEDKKAKSSLFHHGGNKSDAGSKGQGEKVGPSHGSSAHATAGGDERNKTSGWFGSKEAKESPQKPSFSSGPHASTEVAGNFYSSEDCSPSASLRHKDPERESPAKSVCVPVPETTPPSQGDLPPPDEKPAVPPPLSEWDDTFDAFATSRLKPELKKENFFASVAAEGMAFIDDPDVASPTERLAEPAREKGTKVFEKADSQIGSEMPATLRSWTNFSGLDVGANLVSTTQEATVIEDVLSPVSAGSVGRRRKSSTPTVWTAAFASGNPGEKETSTRLTAENSAREEGDSNEEELSSAGTNGWMTIATETAPDLSESAQSMAEQERVDQESAFGPRPAFLSEGAFEAKSGSRAATCVLPRSTFAPELASETLPGSNVAAVPPRVLTDVAARRFPVAPEPGTEPQVAGSEEEAFDIRTSVYRLQASMRLEASESRVKLSSDIRERHVVLSPWTGTREREETVAGSAAPPPKPPRWFAAAGGGGNAEEEGACDPQPRQQGSEERWEDVEGPNADVELPRSRLSSEPSVPVSPSPPALGVDVAEAGSEFPVPEDAESAATDSAANSEARASELAKGDTSLGEDQSEMSETDAAEQFKTCPSKFFLDGLGQSGAKESWSQQGVSPLVGTADGAEQEVASKQEPFPEELSMPGLNLPSKLDLGQPEIFWTALEEQEAAGHPAGLGPAARPQRLARGESPPQPEPAWGDGEGWHGPVAGPSGQAGGQPEPCASVAVAGPPREAEQGRPPASEPEGPWHRCSADSRIDFKKADFWKPDRAEERHEQDASAPRNPFAPALSPNAPSNPFVEKSPDPLPVQAVLPERLGQGGFSFTNLHEEALGQGFQSTNLPRDLLGKPPFLHDSQPLAFSTPFLVAATNPKQFDFPSPVACPASSGVSAATSRAAAQPCPLPQSGDTQASALVVLPRETQPAEKPFFQQTTSPHPVKPISAVVQEVSSEKKQQHRSSLTTALSNGLEKLKTVTTSSVQPVAPSSHPEKTESKKLKDPTVPDQSAKYYHLTHDELIQLLLQREKELSKKEEHIHELENYIDQLLVRIMEQSPTLLQIPLGESKTK; via the exons ATGGCGCTGCTGCGGGCGGCCGCGCTTCCCGCTGAGGGGTCTCCGGCCTGGCTGCCCACCCACGTCCAGGTGACGGTGGTGAGGGCCCGCGGGTTGCGGTGCAAGGGCGGCGGCAAGCCGGGCACCAGCGACGCCTACACCATCATCCAGCTGGGCCGCGAAAAATACAGCACCTCGGTAGCCGAGAAGAGCACCGGTAACCCCGAATGGCGGGAGGAGTGCGCCTTCGAGCTGCCCCCCGAGCTGGGTGCCCCGACGGGCCCGGCCCacggttccctggtgctcacCGTCATGCACCGGGCCCTGGTGGGCATGGACCGTTTCCTGGGCCAGGCCCTGGTGCCCCTGGAACCCGCCCTGCAGCAGGGCCGCGCGCCCGACGAGCG GTGGCACAAGCTACACTCCAAGgctgggaagaaggagaaggagcgTGGTGAGATCCTGGTGAGCATCCAGTTCACGCGCAACAACCTCACAGCCAGCATGTTCGACCTGTCCATGAAGGACAAGCCGCGGTCGCCCTTTGGCAAGCTGAAGGACAAGgtgaaaggcaagaagaaataCGACTTGGAGTCGGCCTCTGCCATCATCCCCAGCAGCATGGGTGCCCTTGACATGGAGGATGACTACGACATTGGGGCCAAGAAGTCCAAAGTCAAGGGCTTCTTCTTGAAGAACAAGCTGCGCAAGTCGTCCCTGACACAGTCCAACACCTCCCTGGGATCAGACAGCACCATCTCTTCTGCCAGCCTGGTCTTGGCCGCAAATGTTCCCGAGGTAACCAAATCCCCAAGCAGACACAGCAGTCTGTCCACAGAACGCTCTG TGAAAGACTACTTGCCATCTCCAAAGCTGACCCACAAGAGAGCATTCAGTGATGATGTCTCCCAAGTCAGCCCGGTCTTGGAGCCCAAAGCAATCCAAAGCCTGAAGCCAAAGAATGACCCCGTGTCCCGGTCTTCCCTCTGCATCAATGGGAGCCACATTTACAGCGACGAGCCTGCACCAAAGAGTCCCGTGTCTGTCCCGCAGAGCTCTGCGCCGCTGTCTGTGCCCAGTGTCCCCAGACGGTCGGAGGAGGGCTTTGGCTTCACTCCCCTCCATCCCGACTCCCACGAGGTGCCTTGGGGGGTCAGCAACTTTGAGAGGACACAGCAGAGAGATGAGCCCAGATTCATCCCGTCTCCTCCCAGCTTAGCCTTGCAAGAAGAGCTCAAGGTCTCCACGAAAGCCGTCACTCTCAGTAACCATCTGGGCAGAGCCAAGATGGAAGAAAACAGTCGCTTAGAGAACAAGCCGACTCAAGCTGCAACACCCATGGTCTTCTCCTCGGAAATGACGAAGGACAAACAACCCGAGGAAATGAAGAAGGAGGacaagaaagcaaagagcagcctCTTCCACCACGGGGGCAACAAGAGTGACGCGGGGAGCAAAGGCCAGGGGGAGAAAGTGGGACCCTCCCACGGCTCGTCTGCCCACGCGACGGCAGGGGGAGATGAAAGGAATAAAACCAGTGGCTGGTTCGGTTCAAAGGAGGCCAAAGAGTCCCCTCAGAAACCCAG TTTCTCGTCTGGGCCGCATGCTTCAACAGAGGTCGCTGGGAACTTTTATTCCTCTGAGGATTGCAGTCCCTCTGCCTCCCTAAGACATAAAGACCCGGAGAGGGAGTCTCCAGCCAAAAGCGTTTGTGTCCCTGTTCCAGAAACTACTCCCCCATCACAAGGAGACCTTCCTCCTCCAGATGAGAAACCTgctgtccctcctcccctctcagAGTGGGACGATACCTTCGATGCCTTTGCGACCAGCAGGCTCAAACCagaactgaagaaggaaaacttCTTCGCTTCGGTGGCAGCAGAGGGCATGGCTTTTATCGATGATCCCGATGTAGCCAGCCCAACAGAAAGATTGGCTGAGCCAGCTCGCGAGAAGGGGACAAAGGTATTTGAAAAGGCCGATTCACAAATTGGCAGTGAAATGCCCGCAACTCTGCGGTCTTGGACAAACTTCTCTGGTTTAGACGTGGGGGCAAACTTGGTGAGCACAACCCAGGAAGCGACTGTGATAGAGGATGTGCTGAGCCCTGTGTCTGCGGGCtcagtgggaaggaggaggaaaagcagcacgCCTACAGTTTGGACAGCTGCGTTTGCATCGGGAAATCCAGGGGAAAAAGAGACTTCAACACGACTAACTGCTGAAAATAGTGCTAGGGAGGAAGGGGACAGTAATGAGGAGGAACTCTCTAGTGCAGGGACAAATGGATGGATGACTATAGCCACCGAAACCGCTCCTGACCTGTCAGAGAGTGCCCAAAGCATGGCTGAGCAGGAGCGTGTGGATCAGGAGAGCGCATTCGGCCCGCGGCCAGCCTTCCTCAGTGAAGGTGCCTTTGAAGCAAAAAGCGGATCTCGTGCTGCCACTTGCGTGTTGCCCAGAAGCACCTTTGCCCCCGAGCTCGCCTCTGAAACCCTGCCAGGCAGCAATGTGGCTGCCGTGCCCCCGCGGGTGCTCACAGATGTGGCAGCACGACGGTTCCCTGTGGCCCCCGAGCCAGGGACGGAGCCCCAGGTTGCTGGTAGCGAGGAGGAAGCTTTCGACATACGGACTTCAGTCTACCGGCTCCAGGCTAGCATGCGGCTCGAGGCCAGTGAAAGCCGTGTAAAACTCAGCTCTGACATCCGTGAGAGGCACGTCGTCCTCTCTCCGTGGACAGGTACCCGAGAGAGGGAGGAGACAGTGGCCGGctcggccgcgccgccccccaAACCTCCAAGGTGGTTTGCAGCCGCAGGCGGCGGAGGGAATGCCGAGGAGGAGGGTGCTTGCGACCCACAGCCGAGGCAGCAAGGCAGCGAGGAGCGATGGGAAGATGTGGAGGGCCCAAACGCAGACGTAGAGCTGCCGAGGAGTCGTCTGAGCAGCGAGCCCTCTGTCCCAGTGTCTCCCAGCCCTCCCGCACTGGGAGTGGACGTAGCTGAAGCAGGGAGCGAGTTTCCAGTCCCTGAGGATGCTGAATCTGCTGCTACAGACTCAGCTGCTAATTCGGAGGCGAGAGCTAGTGAGCTGGCAAAAGGGGACACCTCTCTGGGGGAAGACCAGTCAGAGATGAGCGAGACGGATGCGGCTGAGCAGTTCAAGACTTGCCCATCGAAGTTTTTCCTAGATGGATTAGGCCAGTCTGGTGCTAAGGAGAGCTGGAGCCAGCAAGGTGTATCTCCTCTGGTGGGGACCGCAGACGGTGCCGAGCAGGAGGTGGCCTCCAAACAGGAGCCGTTCCCTGAGGAGCTCAGTATGCCAGGACTAAACCTACCTTCCAAGCTAGACCTGGGCCAGCCGGAAATCTTCTGGACGGCTCTGGAAGAGCAGGAGGCAGCCGGTCACCCTGCGGGTCTCGGCCCGGCGGCACGACCCCAAAGGTTAGCGCGTGGGGAGAGTCCACCCCAGCCGGAGCCGGCATGGGGTGATGGTGAGGGGTGGCACGGGCCGGTGGCCGGCCCCTCTGGGCAAGCGGGAGGCCAGCCTGAGCCTTGCGCCTCCGTGGCAGTGGCCGGCCCTCCCCgggaggcagagcagggcagaCCCCCCGCCAGCGAGCCCGAGGGGCCGTGGCACCGATGCTCCGCAGACAGCAGGATAGACTTCAAGAAGGCCGATTTTTGGAAGCCAGATAGGGCGGAGGAGAGGCATGAGCAGGACGCTTCGGCCCCGAGAAATCCCTTTGCTCCGGCACTCAGCCCAAACGCCCCAAGCAATCCCTTTGTGGAGAAGTCACCAGACCCCCTCCCTGTTCAAGCTGTGCTGCCCGAAAGGCTCGGTCAGGGAGGCTTCAGCTTCACCAACCTCCACGAGGAAGCCCTTGGGCAAGGCTTCCAGTCCACTAACCTCCCCAGGGACCTGCTAGGCAAGCCTCCTTTCCTGCATGACAGCCAGCCCTTGGCCTTCTCCACCCCTTTCCTTGTGGCTGCAACTAACCCTAAACAGTTTGATTTCCCTTCCCCTGTTGCGTGCCCCGCGAGCAGCGGGGTCTCTGCCGCGACCAGCCGCGCAGCCGCCCAGCCCTGTCCTTTGCCGCAGTCCGGTGACACACAAGCTTCAGCACTCGTGGTTTTGCCCAGGGAGACACAGCCAGCTGAGAAGCCCTTTTTCCAGCAGACGACCAG